AAAACTTAGCGTCTTGCAAGCCGCGACCAGCGCCAATATTTACGGTAACCTTCAAAATTTTTGGTACCGCTAATTTATTTCGCCAATTAAAGGTCTTCATTAATTGAGGAACGACTTCCTTTTCATATTTTTCTTTGACTAACATCATATTTATATTTCCTCTCCAGTTTTCTTACTAATTCTAATTTTCTTACCATCGGCCAGGGTTTTATGACCAACTCTGGTGATCTGACCGGTTCGCGGATCAACGATCATGACTTTACAAGCACGCATTGGTGCCGGTACTTCAATCCGTTGTCCTTTTTCACCTTGACGTCGGGGACGC
This Candidatus Komeilibacteria bacterium CG_4_10_14_0_2_um_filter_37_10 DNA region includes the following protein-coding sequences:
- a CDS encoding 50S ribosomal protein L24, with product MHIKKGDQIQIISGKDKGKKGKVLKVLPALEKVVVEGLNIGKKHLRPRRQGEKGQRIEVPAPMRACKVMIVDPRTGQITRVGHKTLADGKKIRISKKTGEEI